From Equus quagga isolate Etosha38 chromosome 3, UCLA_HA_Equagga_1.0, whole genome shotgun sequence, one genomic window encodes:
- the DMTN gene encoding dematin isoform X4, whose amino-acid sequence MERLQKAKMDNQVLGYKDLAAIPKDKAILDIERPDLMIYEPHFTYSLLEHVELPRSRERSLSPKSTSPPPSPEVWAESRSPGIISQASAPRTTGTPRTSLPHFHHPETTRPDSNIYKKPPIYKQRESMGGSPQSKPFHEDIIESSKFPAAQPPDPNQPAKIETDYWPCPPSLAVVETEWRRRKASRRGAEEEEEEEEDDDSGEEMKALRERQREELSKVTSNLGKMILKEEMEKSLPIRRKTRSLPDRTPFHTSLHAGTSKSSSLPAYGRTTLSRLQSTDFSPSGSESGSPGLQNGEGQRGRMDRGNSLPCVLEQKIYPYEMLVVTNKGRSKLPPGVDRMRLERHLSAEDFSRVFSMSPEEFSKLALWKRNELKKKASLF is encoded by the exons ATGGAACGGCTGCAGAAG GCCAAGATGGACAATCAGGTGCTGGGCTACAAGGACTTGGCCGCCATCCCCAAGGACAAGGCCATCCTGGACATCGAGCGGCCTGACCTCATGATCTACGAGCCCCACTTTACCTACTCTCTCCTGGAACACGTGGAGCTGCCCAGGAGCCGGGAG CGCTCTCTGTCACCCAAATCCACATCCCCCCCACCATCCCCAGAG GTGTGGGCAGAGAGCCGGTCCCCTGGAATCATCTCTCAGGCTTCAGCCCCAAGAACCACCGGGACCCCCCGGACCAGCCTGCCCCATTTCCACCACCCTG AGACCACCCGCCCAGATTCCAATATCTACAAGAAGCCACCCATCTACAAGCAGAGAG AGTCCATGGGAGGCAGCCCTCAGAGCAAGCCCTTCCATGAGGACATCATCGAGTCATCCAAGTTCCCTGCAGCCCAGCCGCCTGACCCCAACCAGCCAGCCAAGATCGAAACTGACTACTGGCCATGCCCCCCATCGCTGGCCGTCGTGG AAACAGAATGGAGGCGGCGGAAGGCGTCAcggagaggggcagaggaggaggaggaggaggaagaagatgatgACTCCGGGGAGGAGATGAAGGCGCTCAGGGAGCGTCAGAGGGAGGAGCTCAGCAAG gttACTTCCAACTTGGGAAAAATGATCttgaaagaagagatggaaaaatcaTTGCCTATCCGGAGGAAGACCCGCTCTCTGCCTGACCGGACACCCTTTCATACCT CTTTGCATGCAGGAACGTCTAAGTCGTCTTCTCTCCCCGCCTACGGCAGGACCACCCTAAGCCGG CTACAGTCCACAGACTTCAGCCCATCTGGGAGTGAAAGTGGGAGCCCAG GCCTGCAG AACGGAGAGGGCCAGAGGGGGAGGATGGACCGGGGGAACTCCCTGCCCTGTGTGCTGGAGCAGAAG ATCTATCCCTACGAAATGCTGGTGGTGACCAATAAGGGGCGAAGCAAGTTGCCTCCAGGTGTGGACCGGATGAGGCTTGAG AGGCATCTGTCAGCAGAGGACTTCTCAAGGGTATTTTCCATGTCACCAGAAGAGTTCAGCAAGCTGGCGCTGTGGAAGCGGAACGAACTCAAGAAAAAGGCCTCTCTCTTCTGA
- the DMTN gene encoding dematin isoform X3: MERLQKQPLTSPGSVSSSRGSSGPGSPSIVVAKMDNQVLGYKDLAAIPKDKAILDIERPDLMIYEPHFTYSLLEHVELPRSRERSLSPKSTSPPPSPEVWAESRSPGIISQASAPRTTGTPRTSLPHFHHPETTRPDSNIYKKPPIYKQRESMGGSPQSKPFHEDIIESSKFPAAQPPDPNQPAKIETDYWPCPPSLAVVETEWRRRKASRRGAEEEEEEEEDDDSGEEMKALRERQREELSKVTSNLGKMILKEEMEKSLPIRRKTRSLPDRTPFHTSLHAGTSKSSSLPAYGRTTLSRLQSTDFSPSGSESGSPGLQIYPYEMLVVTNKGRSKLPPGVDRMRLERHLSAEDFSRVFSMSPEEFSKLALWKRNELKKKASLF; encoded by the exons ATGGAACGGCTGCAGAAG CAACCACTCACCTCCCCTGGGAGCGTCAGCTCCTCCCGAGGCTCCAGTGGTCCCGGCTCTCCCTCCATCGTCGTG GCCAAGATGGACAATCAGGTGCTGGGCTACAAGGACTTGGCCGCCATCCCCAAGGACAAGGCCATCCTGGACATCGAGCGGCCTGACCTCATGATCTACGAGCCCCACTTTACCTACTCTCTCCTGGAACACGTGGAGCTGCCCAGGAGCCGGGAG CGCTCTCTGTCACCCAAATCCACATCCCCCCCACCATCCCCAGAG GTGTGGGCAGAGAGCCGGTCCCCTGGAATCATCTCTCAGGCTTCAGCCCCAAGAACCACCGGGACCCCCCGGACCAGCCTGCCCCATTTCCACCACCCTG AGACCACCCGCCCAGATTCCAATATCTACAAGAAGCCACCCATCTACAAGCAGAGAG AGTCCATGGGAGGCAGCCCTCAGAGCAAGCCCTTCCATGAGGACATCATCGAGTCATCCAAGTTCCCTGCAGCCCAGCCGCCTGACCCCAACCAGCCAGCCAAGATCGAAACTGACTACTGGCCATGCCCCCCATCGCTGGCCGTCGTGG AAACAGAATGGAGGCGGCGGAAGGCGTCAcggagaggggcagaggaggaggaggaggaggaagaagatgatgACTCCGGGGAGGAGATGAAGGCGCTCAGGGAGCGTCAGAGGGAGGAGCTCAGCAAG gttACTTCCAACTTGGGAAAAATGATCttgaaagaagagatggaaaaatcaTTGCCTATCCGGAGGAAGACCCGCTCTCTGCCTGACCGGACACCCTTTCATACCT CTTTGCATGCAGGAACGTCTAAGTCGTCTTCTCTCCCCGCCTACGGCAGGACCACCCTAAGCCGG CTACAGTCCACAGACTTCAGCCCATCTGGGAGTGAAAGTGGGAGCCCAG GCCTGCAG ATCTATCCCTACGAAATGCTGGTGGTGACCAATAAGGGGCGAAGCAAGTTGCCTCCAGGTGTGGACCGGATGAGGCTTGAG AGGCATCTGTCAGCAGAGGACTTCTCAAGGGTATTTTCCATGTCACCAGAAGAGTTCAGCAAGCTGGCGCTGTGGAAGCGGAACGAACTCAAGAAAAAGGCCTCTCTCTTCTGA
- the DMTN gene encoding dematin isoform X5 — MERLQKQPLTSPGSVSSSRGSSGPGSPSIVVAKMDNQVLGYKDLAAIPKDKAILDIERPDLMIYEPHFTYSLLEHVELPRSREVWAESRSPGIISQASAPRTTGTPRTSLPHFHHPETTRPDSNIYKKPPIYKQRESMGGSPQSKPFHEDIIESSKFPAAQPPDPNQPAKIETDYWPCPPSLAVVETEWRRRKASRRGAEEEEEEEEDDDSGEEMKALRERQREELSKVTSNLGKMILKEEMEKSLPIRRKTRSLPDRTPFHTSLHAGTSKSSSLPAYGRTTLSRLQSTDFSPSGSESGSPGLQIYPYEMLVVTNKGRSKLPPGVDRMRLERHLSAEDFSRVFSMSPEEFSKLALWKRNELKKKASLF, encoded by the exons ATGGAACGGCTGCAGAAG CAACCACTCACCTCCCCTGGGAGCGTCAGCTCCTCCCGAGGCTCCAGTGGTCCCGGCTCTCCCTCCATCGTCGTG GCCAAGATGGACAATCAGGTGCTGGGCTACAAGGACTTGGCCGCCATCCCCAAGGACAAGGCCATCCTGGACATCGAGCGGCCTGACCTCATGATCTACGAGCCCCACTTTACCTACTCTCTCCTGGAACACGTGGAGCTGCCCAGGAGCCGGGAG GTGTGGGCAGAGAGCCGGTCCCCTGGAATCATCTCTCAGGCTTCAGCCCCAAGAACCACCGGGACCCCCCGGACCAGCCTGCCCCATTTCCACCACCCTG AGACCACCCGCCCAGATTCCAATATCTACAAGAAGCCACCCATCTACAAGCAGAGAG AGTCCATGGGAGGCAGCCCTCAGAGCAAGCCCTTCCATGAGGACATCATCGAGTCATCCAAGTTCCCTGCAGCCCAGCCGCCTGACCCCAACCAGCCAGCCAAGATCGAAACTGACTACTGGCCATGCCCCCCATCGCTGGCCGTCGTGG AAACAGAATGGAGGCGGCGGAAGGCGTCAcggagaggggcagaggaggaggaggaggaggaagaagatgatgACTCCGGGGAGGAGATGAAGGCGCTCAGGGAGCGTCAGAGGGAGGAGCTCAGCAAG gttACTTCCAACTTGGGAAAAATGATCttgaaagaagagatggaaaaatcaTTGCCTATCCGGAGGAAGACCCGCTCTCTGCCTGACCGGACACCCTTTCATACCT CTTTGCATGCAGGAACGTCTAAGTCGTCTTCTCTCCCCGCCTACGGCAGGACCACCCTAAGCCGG CTACAGTCCACAGACTTCAGCCCATCTGGGAGTGAAAGTGGGAGCCCAG GCCTGCAG ATCTATCCCTACGAAATGCTGGTGGTGACCAATAAGGGGCGAAGCAAGTTGCCTCCAGGTGTGGACCGGATGAGGCTTGAG AGGCATCTGTCAGCAGAGGACTTCTCAAGGGTATTTTCCATGTCACCAGAAGAGTTCAGCAAGCTGGCGCTGTGGAAGCGGAACGAACTCAAGAAAAAGGCCTCTCTCTTCTGA
- the FGF17 gene encoding fibroblast growth factor 17 isoform X2 — protein MGATRLLPNLTLCLQLLILCCQTQYVRDQGAMTDQLSRRQIREYQLYSRTSGKHVQVTGRRISATAEDGNKFAKLIVETDTFGSRVRIKGAESEKYICMNKKGKLIGKPSGKSKDCVFTEIVLENNYTAFQNARREGWFMAFTRQGRPRQASRSRQNQREAHFIKRLYQGQLPFPNHAERQKQFEFVGSAPTRRTKRTRRPQPLT, from the exons ATGGGAGCCACCCGCCTGCTGCCCAACCTCACTCT GTGCTTGCAGCTTCTGATCCTCTGCTGTCAAACTCAG TACGTGAGGGACCAGGGTGCCATGACTGACCAGCTGAGCAGGCGGCAGATCCGTGAGTACCAGCTTTACAGCCGGACCAGCGGCAAGCACGTGCAGGTCACCGGGCGTCGCATCTCTGCCACCGCTGAGGACGGAAACAAGTTTG ccaaGCTCATAGTAGAGACAGACACATTTGGAAGCCGGGTGCGCATCAAGGGGGCTGAGAGCGAGAAGTACATCTGCATGAACAAGAAGGGCAAGCTCATCGGGAAG CCCAGTGGGAAGAGCAAGGACTGCGTGTTCACGGAGATCGTGCTGGAGAACAACTACACGGCCTTCCAGAATGCGCGGCGTGAGGGCTGGTTCATGGCCTTCACGCGGCAGGGGCGGCCCCGCCAGGCCTCCCGCAGCCGCCAGAACCAGCGAGAGGCCCACTTCATCAAGCGGCTCTACCAGGGCCAGCTGCCCTTCCCCAACCATGCCGAGAGGCAGAAGCAGTTCGAGTTTGTGGGCTCGGCCCCCACGCGCCGGACCAAGCGCACTCGGAGGCCACAGCCCCTGACGTAG
- the DMTN gene encoding dematin isoform X6: MERLQKAKMDNQVLGYKDLAAIPKDKAILDIERPDLMIYEPHFTYSLLEHVELPRSREVWAESRSPGIISQASAPRTTGTPRTSLPHFHHPETTRPDSNIYKKPPIYKQRESMGGSPQSKPFHEDIIESSKFPAAQPPDPNQPAKIETDYWPCPPSLAVVETEWRRRKASRRGAEEEEEEEEDDDSGEEMKALRERQREELSKVTSNLGKMILKEEMEKSLPIRRKTRSLPDRTPFHTSLHAGTSKSSSLPAYGRTTLSRLQSTDFSPSGSESGSPGLQNGEGQRGRMDRGNSLPCVLEQKIYPYEMLVVTNKGRSKLPPGVDRMRLERHLSAEDFSRVFSMSPEEFSKLALWKRNELKKKASLF; the protein is encoded by the exons ATGGAACGGCTGCAGAAG GCCAAGATGGACAATCAGGTGCTGGGCTACAAGGACTTGGCCGCCATCCCCAAGGACAAGGCCATCCTGGACATCGAGCGGCCTGACCTCATGATCTACGAGCCCCACTTTACCTACTCTCTCCTGGAACACGTGGAGCTGCCCAGGAGCCGGGAG GTGTGGGCAGAGAGCCGGTCCCCTGGAATCATCTCTCAGGCTTCAGCCCCAAGAACCACCGGGACCCCCCGGACCAGCCTGCCCCATTTCCACCACCCTG AGACCACCCGCCCAGATTCCAATATCTACAAGAAGCCACCCATCTACAAGCAGAGAG AGTCCATGGGAGGCAGCCCTCAGAGCAAGCCCTTCCATGAGGACATCATCGAGTCATCCAAGTTCCCTGCAGCCCAGCCGCCTGACCCCAACCAGCCAGCCAAGATCGAAACTGACTACTGGCCATGCCCCCCATCGCTGGCCGTCGTGG AAACAGAATGGAGGCGGCGGAAGGCGTCAcggagaggggcagaggaggaggaggaggaggaagaagatgatgACTCCGGGGAGGAGATGAAGGCGCTCAGGGAGCGTCAGAGGGAGGAGCTCAGCAAG gttACTTCCAACTTGGGAAAAATGATCttgaaagaagagatggaaaaatcaTTGCCTATCCGGAGGAAGACCCGCTCTCTGCCTGACCGGACACCCTTTCATACCT CTTTGCATGCAGGAACGTCTAAGTCGTCTTCTCTCCCCGCCTACGGCAGGACCACCCTAAGCCGG CTACAGTCCACAGACTTCAGCCCATCTGGGAGTGAAAGTGGGAGCCCAG GCCTGCAG AACGGAGAGGGCCAGAGGGGGAGGATGGACCGGGGGAACTCCCTGCCCTGTGTGCTGGAGCAGAAG ATCTATCCCTACGAAATGCTGGTGGTGACCAATAAGGGGCGAAGCAAGTTGCCTCCAGGTGTGGACCGGATGAGGCTTGAG AGGCATCTGTCAGCAGAGGACTTCTCAAGGGTATTTTCCATGTCACCAGAAGAGTTCAGCAAGCTGGCGCTGTGGAAGCGGAACGAACTCAAGAAAAAGGCCTCTCTCTTCTGA
- the DMTN gene encoding dematin isoform X8, whose protein sequence is MERLQKAKMDNQVLGYKDLAAIPKDKAILDIERPDLMIYEPHFTYSLLEHVELPRSREVWAESRSPGIISQASAPRTTGTPRTSLPHFHHPETTRPDSNIYKKPPIYKQRESMGGSPQSKPFHEDIIESSKFPAAQPPDPNQPAKIETDYWPCPPSLAVVETEWRRRKASRRGAEEEEEEEEDDDSGEEMKALRERQREELSKVTSNLGKMILKEEMEKSLPIRRKTRSLPDRTPFHTSLHAGTSKSSSLPAYGRTTLSRLQSTDFSPSGSESGSPGLQIYPYEMLVVTNKGRSKLPPGVDRMRLERHLSAEDFSRVFSMSPEEFSKLALWKRNELKKKASLF, encoded by the exons ATGGAACGGCTGCAGAAG GCCAAGATGGACAATCAGGTGCTGGGCTACAAGGACTTGGCCGCCATCCCCAAGGACAAGGCCATCCTGGACATCGAGCGGCCTGACCTCATGATCTACGAGCCCCACTTTACCTACTCTCTCCTGGAACACGTGGAGCTGCCCAGGAGCCGGGAG GTGTGGGCAGAGAGCCGGTCCCCTGGAATCATCTCTCAGGCTTCAGCCCCAAGAACCACCGGGACCCCCCGGACCAGCCTGCCCCATTTCCACCACCCTG AGACCACCCGCCCAGATTCCAATATCTACAAGAAGCCACCCATCTACAAGCAGAGAG AGTCCATGGGAGGCAGCCCTCAGAGCAAGCCCTTCCATGAGGACATCATCGAGTCATCCAAGTTCCCTGCAGCCCAGCCGCCTGACCCCAACCAGCCAGCCAAGATCGAAACTGACTACTGGCCATGCCCCCCATCGCTGGCCGTCGTGG AAACAGAATGGAGGCGGCGGAAGGCGTCAcggagaggggcagaggaggaggaggaggaggaagaagatgatgACTCCGGGGAGGAGATGAAGGCGCTCAGGGAGCGTCAGAGGGAGGAGCTCAGCAAG gttACTTCCAACTTGGGAAAAATGATCttgaaagaagagatggaaaaatcaTTGCCTATCCGGAGGAAGACCCGCTCTCTGCCTGACCGGACACCCTTTCATACCT CTTTGCATGCAGGAACGTCTAAGTCGTCTTCTCTCCCCGCCTACGGCAGGACCACCCTAAGCCGG CTACAGTCCACAGACTTCAGCCCATCTGGGAGTGAAAGTGGGAGCCCAG GCCTGCAG ATCTATCCCTACGAAATGCTGGTGGTGACCAATAAGGGGCGAAGCAAGTTGCCTCCAGGTGTGGACCGGATGAGGCTTGAG AGGCATCTGTCAGCAGAGGACTTCTCAAGGGTATTTTCCATGTCACCAGAAGAGTTCAGCAAGCTGGCGCTGTGGAAGCGGAACGAACTCAAGAAAAAGGCCTCTCTCTTCTGA
- the DMTN gene encoding dematin isoform X2, which produces MERLQKQPLTSPGSVSSSRGSSGPGSPSIVVAKMDNQVLGYKDLAAIPKDKAILDIERPDLMIYEPHFTYSLLEHVELPRSREVWAESRSPGIISQASAPRTTGTPRTSLPHFHHPETTRPDSNIYKKPPIYKQRESMGGSPQSKPFHEDIIESSKFPAAQPPDPNQPAKIETDYWPCPPSLAVVETEWRRRKASRRGAEEEEEEEEDDDSGEEMKALRERQREELSKVTSNLGKMILKEEMEKSLPIRRKTRSLPDRTPFHTSLHAGTSKSSSLPAYGRTTLSRLQSTDFSPSGSESGSPGLQNGEGQRGRMDRGNSLPCVLEQKIYPYEMLVVTNKGRSKLPPGVDRMRLERHLSAEDFSRVFSMSPEEFSKLALWKRNELKKKASLF; this is translated from the exons ATGGAACGGCTGCAGAAG CAACCACTCACCTCCCCTGGGAGCGTCAGCTCCTCCCGAGGCTCCAGTGGTCCCGGCTCTCCCTCCATCGTCGTG GCCAAGATGGACAATCAGGTGCTGGGCTACAAGGACTTGGCCGCCATCCCCAAGGACAAGGCCATCCTGGACATCGAGCGGCCTGACCTCATGATCTACGAGCCCCACTTTACCTACTCTCTCCTGGAACACGTGGAGCTGCCCAGGAGCCGGGAG GTGTGGGCAGAGAGCCGGTCCCCTGGAATCATCTCTCAGGCTTCAGCCCCAAGAACCACCGGGACCCCCCGGACCAGCCTGCCCCATTTCCACCACCCTG AGACCACCCGCCCAGATTCCAATATCTACAAGAAGCCACCCATCTACAAGCAGAGAG AGTCCATGGGAGGCAGCCCTCAGAGCAAGCCCTTCCATGAGGACATCATCGAGTCATCCAAGTTCCCTGCAGCCCAGCCGCCTGACCCCAACCAGCCAGCCAAGATCGAAACTGACTACTGGCCATGCCCCCCATCGCTGGCCGTCGTGG AAACAGAATGGAGGCGGCGGAAGGCGTCAcggagaggggcagaggaggaggaggaggaggaagaagatgatgACTCCGGGGAGGAGATGAAGGCGCTCAGGGAGCGTCAGAGGGAGGAGCTCAGCAAG gttACTTCCAACTTGGGAAAAATGATCttgaaagaagagatggaaaaatcaTTGCCTATCCGGAGGAAGACCCGCTCTCTGCCTGACCGGACACCCTTTCATACCT CTTTGCATGCAGGAACGTCTAAGTCGTCTTCTCTCCCCGCCTACGGCAGGACCACCCTAAGCCGG CTACAGTCCACAGACTTCAGCCCATCTGGGAGTGAAAGTGGGAGCCCAG GCCTGCAG AACGGAGAGGGCCAGAGGGGGAGGATGGACCGGGGGAACTCCCTGCCCTGTGTGCTGGAGCAGAAG ATCTATCCCTACGAAATGCTGGTGGTGACCAATAAGGGGCGAAGCAAGTTGCCTCCAGGTGTGGACCGGATGAGGCTTGAG AGGCATCTGTCAGCAGAGGACTTCTCAAGGGTATTTTCCATGTCACCAGAAGAGTTCAGCAAGCTGGCGCTGTGGAAGCGGAACGAACTCAAGAAAAAGGCCTCTCTCTTCTGA
- the DMTN gene encoding dematin isoform X1, protein MERLQKQPLTSPGSVSSSRGSSGPGSPSIVVAKMDNQVLGYKDLAAIPKDKAILDIERPDLMIYEPHFTYSLLEHVELPRSRERSLSPKSTSPPPSPEVWAESRSPGIISQASAPRTTGTPRTSLPHFHHPETTRPDSNIYKKPPIYKQRESMGGSPQSKPFHEDIIESSKFPAAQPPDPNQPAKIETDYWPCPPSLAVVETEWRRRKASRRGAEEEEEEEEDDDSGEEMKALRERQREELSKVTSNLGKMILKEEMEKSLPIRRKTRSLPDRTPFHTSLHAGTSKSSSLPAYGRTTLSRLQSTDFSPSGSESGSPGLQNGEGQRGRMDRGNSLPCVLEQKIYPYEMLVVTNKGRSKLPPGVDRMRLERHLSAEDFSRVFSMSPEEFSKLALWKRNELKKKASLF, encoded by the exons ATGGAACGGCTGCAGAAG CAACCACTCACCTCCCCTGGGAGCGTCAGCTCCTCCCGAGGCTCCAGTGGTCCCGGCTCTCCCTCCATCGTCGTG GCCAAGATGGACAATCAGGTGCTGGGCTACAAGGACTTGGCCGCCATCCCCAAGGACAAGGCCATCCTGGACATCGAGCGGCCTGACCTCATGATCTACGAGCCCCACTTTACCTACTCTCTCCTGGAACACGTGGAGCTGCCCAGGAGCCGGGAG CGCTCTCTGTCACCCAAATCCACATCCCCCCCACCATCCCCAGAG GTGTGGGCAGAGAGCCGGTCCCCTGGAATCATCTCTCAGGCTTCAGCCCCAAGAACCACCGGGACCCCCCGGACCAGCCTGCCCCATTTCCACCACCCTG AGACCACCCGCCCAGATTCCAATATCTACAAGAAGCCACCCATCTACAAGCAGAGAG AGTCCATGGGAGGCAGCCCTCAGAGCAAGCCCTTCCATGAGGACATCATCGAGTCATCCAAGTTCCCTGCAGCCCAGCCGCCTGACCCCAACCAGCCAGCCAAGATCGAAACTGACTACTGGCCATGCCCCCCATCGCTGGCCGTCGTGG AAACAGAATGGAGGCGGCGGAAGGCGTCAcggagaggggcagaggaggaggaggaggaggaagaagatgatgACTCCGGGGAGGAGATGAAGGCGCTCAGGGAGCGTCAGAGGGAGGAGCTCAGCAAG gttACTTCCAACTTGGGAAAAATGATCttgaaagaagagatggaaaaatcaTTGCCTATCCGGAGGAAGACCCGCTCTCTGCCTGACCGGACACCCTTTCATACCT CTTTGCATGCAGGAACGTCTAAGTCGTCTTCTCTCCCCGCCTACGGCAGGACCACCCTAAGCCGG CTACAGTCCACAGACTTCAGCCCATCTGGGAGTGAAAGTGGGAGCCCAG GCCTGCAG AACGGAGAGGGCCAGAGGGGGAGGATGGACCGGGGGAACTCCCTGCCCTGTGTGCTGGAGCAGAAG ATCTATCCCTACGAAATGCTGGTGGTGACCAATAAGGGGCGAAGCAAGTTGCCTCCAGGTGTGGACCGGATGAGGCTTGAG AGGCATCTGTCAGCAGAGGACTTCTCAAGGGTATTTTCCATGTCACCAGAAGAGTTCAGCAAGCTGGCGCTGTGGAAGCGGAACGAACTCAAGAAAAAGGCCTCTCTCTTCTGA
- the DMTN gene encoding dematin isoform X7, producing the protein MERLQKAKMDNQVLGYKDLAAIPKDKAILDIERPDLMIYEPHFTYSLLEHVELPRSRERSLSPKSTSPPPSPEVWAESRSPGIISQASAPRTTGTPRTSLPHFHHPETTRPDSNIYKKPPIYKQRESMGGSPQSKPFHEDIIESSKFPAAQPPDPNQPAKIETDYWPCPPSLAVVETEWRRRKASRRGAEEEEEEEEDDDSGEEMKALRERQREELSKVTSNLGKMILKEEMEKSLPIRRKTRSLPDRTPFHTSLHAGTSKSSSLPAYGRTTLSRLQSTDFSPSGSESGSPGLQIYPYEMLVVTNKGRSKLPPGVDRMRLERHLSAEDFSRVFSMSPEEFSKLALWKRNELKKKASLF; encoded by the exons ATGGAACGGCTGCAGAAG GCCAAGATGGACAATCAGGTGCTGGGCTACAAGGACTTGGCCGCCATCCCCAAGGACAAGGCCATCCTGGACATCGAGCGGCCTGACCTCATGATCTACGAGCCCCACTTTACCTACTCTCTCCTGGAACACGTGGAGCTGCCCAGGAGCCGGGAG CGCTCTCTGTCACCCAAATCCACATCCCCCCCACCATCCCCAGAG GTGTGGGCAGAGAGCCGGTCCCCTGGAATCATCTCTCAGGCTTCAGCCCCAAGAACCACCGGGACCCCCCGGACCAGCCTGCCCCATTTCCACCACCCTG AGACCACCCGCCCAGATTCCAATATCTACAAGAAGCCACCCATCTACAAGCAGAGAG AGTCCATGGGAGGCAGCCCTCAGAGCAAGCCCTTCCATGAGGACATCATCGAGTCATCCAAGTTCCCTGCAGCCCAGCCGCCTGACCCCAACCAGCCAGCCAAGATCGAAACTGACTACTGGCCATGCCCCCCATCGCTGGCCGTCGTGG AAACAGAATGGAGGCGGCGGAAGGCGTCAcggagaggggcagaggaggaggaggaggaggaagaagatgatgACTCCGGGGAGGAGATGAAGGCGCTCAGGGAGCGTCAGAGGGAGGAGCTCAGCAAG gttACTTCCAACTTGGGAAAAATGATCttgaaagaagagatggaaaaatcaTTGCCTATCCGGAGGAAGACCCGCTCTCTGCCTGACCGGACACCCTTTCATACCT CTTTGCATGCAGGAACGTCTAAGTCGTCTTCTCTCCCCGCCTACGGCAGGACCACCCTAAGCCGG CTACAGTCCACAGACTTCAGCCCATCTGGGAGTGAAAGTGGGAGCCCAG GCCTGCAG ATCTATCCCTACGAAATGCTGGTGGTGACCAATAAGGGGCGAAGCAAGTTGCCTCCAGGTGTGGACCGGATGAGGCTTGAG AGGCATCTGTCAGCAGAGGACTTCTCAAGGGTATTTTCCATGTCACCAGAAGAGTTCAGCAAGCTGGCGCTGTGGAAGCGGAACGAACTCAAGAAAAAGGCCTCTCTCTTCTGA
- the FGF17 gene encoding fibroblast growth factor 17 isoform X1 — protein sequence MGATRLLPNLTLCLQLLILCCQTQGENHPSPNFNQYVRDQGAMTDQLSRRQIREYQLYSRTSGKHVQVTGRRISATAEDGNKFAKLIVETDTFGSRVRIKGAESEKYICMNKKGKLIGKPSGKSKDCVFTEIVLENNYTAFQNARREGWFMAFTRQGRPRQASRSRQNQREAHFIKRLYQGQLPFPNHAERQKQFEFVGSAPTRRTKRTRRPQPLT from the exons ATGGGAGCCACCCGCCTGCTGCCCAACCTCACTCT GTGCTTGCAGCTTCTGATCCTCTGCTGTCAAACTCAG GGGGAGAATCACCCGTCTCCTAATTTTAACCAGTACGTGAGGGACCAGGGTGCCATGACTGACCAGCTGAGCAGGCGGCAGATCCGTGAGTACCAGCTTTACAGCCGGACCAGCGGCAAGCACGTGCAGGTCACCGGGCGTCGCATCTCTGCCACCGCTGAGGACGGAAACAAGTTTG ccaaGCTCATAGTAGAGACAGACACATTTGGAAGCCGGGTGCGCATCAAGGGGGCTGAGAGCGAGAAGTACATCTGCATGAACAAGAAGGGCAAGCTCATCGGGAAG CCCAGTGGGAAGAGCAAGGACTGCGTGTTCACGGAGATCGTGCTGGAGAACAACTACACGGCCTTCCAGAATGCGCGGCGTGAGGGCTGGTTCATGGCCTTCACGCGGCAGGGGCGGCCCCGCCAGGCCTCCCGCAGCCGCCAGAACCAGCGAGAGGCCCACTTCATCAAGCGGCTCTACCAGGGCCAGCTGCCCTTCCCCAACCATGCCGAGAGGCAGAAGCAGTTCGAGTTTGTGGGCTCGGCCCCCACGCGCCGGACCAAGCGCACTCGGAGGCCACAGCCCCTGACGTAG